A single genomic interval of Malania oleifera isolate guangnan ecotype guangnan chromosome 11, ASM2987363v1, whole genome shotgun sequence harbors:
- the LOC131167532 gene encoding uncharacterized mitochondrial protein AtMg00810-like — MFGSFKKSMMAEFEMSDLGMMHYFLGIEMLQSSIDILISQKKYVGEILDRFQMKDCNYVNTPSEFGLKLNKDDGGKKINSTLYKHILGSLMYLTATRPDIMHAKQPIVTLSTIEAKFVAATACACQAIWVKKILKELQFKEDGLTVIYCDNSLAIKALKESCSTWSKQAYRCEVSFLERSHK; from the exons ATGTTTGGAAGCTTTAAGAAATCCATGATGGCTGAATTTGAAATGTCTGATCTTGGCATGATGCATTACTTTCTTGGCATAGAAATGTTGCAGTCTTCTATCGACAttcttatttctcaaaagaaatatgtgggagaaatcTTGGACAGGTTTCAGATGAAAGATTGTAATTATGTGAACACACCATCTGAGTTTGGTTTGAAGCTAAACAAAGATGATGGAGGAAAGAAGATTAATAGTACTCTTTACAAGCACATTTTGGGGAGCTTAATGTATTTGACTGCAACAAGGCCTGATATAATGCATGCT aagcaaccaATCGTCACATTGTCAACCATTGAAGCTAAATTTGTTGCAGCAACAGCTTGTGCTTGTCAAGCTATTTGGGTGAAGAAGATTCTTAAAGAGTTGCAGTTCAAAGAAGATGGGCTTACTGTCATTTACTGTGACAACAGTTTAGCAATAAAAGCTCTCAAAGAATCCTGTTCTACATGGTCGAAGCAAGCATATAGATGTGAagtatcatttcttgagagatctcACAAATAA